The Coffea arabica cultivar ET-39 chromosome 4e, Coffea Arabica ET-39 HiFi, whole genome shotgun sequence genome includes a window with the following:
- the LOC113742223 gene encoding zinc finger protein BRUTUS-like At1g74770 isoform X1 has product MAGEEPEKEDGEEDAITVTEALLPCLDGAKLVDAPILFFVLSHKAFVRELEQLHRSALEVADTGSPDRQFVDDLGRRFDFFKLVYKYHAAAEDEVRTEEIVFPALNSKVKNVVTTSALEHKCINDDFCSAVQCLDLLRKECEDFTHLFQKLIFSISSIKSAICEHMLKEEKLVFPLVIGQFSSEEQAKLVWQYICSVPIALLEDFLPWMACSLPPDEKLDLLDCMKIVVSKEEVLEEVVISWLNNKKPSPPGACNVYGQGAQFYSGHVSSMEILKIHPNTFDFGEEEKSKLCSIYTSIGPNPLDGIYIWNTALARDFRKVLDELYQIRSLNNMSNLSSIVVQLQFLLDVLISYSNALDQIFFPLVNDLSKNVLPLSCTRLVEKGQVERLQFLLYGVLQDGAQPSNFLKGLCREVELLVRGISKNLTHIETEVYSSIGKKCSHNMLLWLLYAGLKTMPLGLLKCTVLWFSATLLDEQFKTMLDAMTDACPLGNKPILILLHSWVRMGYLGKISMERFAKDLQENFIRGIYFTSDRIGEDVGFANLKFDMQACTIFNTIESEPSPAVKDNKMVCNPSSSHSKTNEKLESGGMTLHKFSPQMWSNILSVVRHPAENGIAKKVLALELRPMDHFVCFHKALIRDLDYIVFLSANMAKSFQFIPDLRRHFELLKFLYDIHSASEDEVVFPALESKGKLKNITQSYTIDHKLEEENFAKVSSLLNDIATLHDDLDKPGEGSLQYRQMCLKLHETCLSMQKIISGHIHREEIQLWPLFGEYFSTEEQEKMLGCMLGRTRAETLQEMIPWLMSALTQDEQHALISLWRRATKNTNFEQWLGEWWEDMKDYCVAKDEEESSFPPSLAANPLEVVSVYLGEQTCRESKLSGKEVSDNNAEHSGYICPYSKDFKGGQNNDKYEDLVNCGEELDKKTDQQIVDDQADKAGQNIQACHDEHPLELNQKELETAIRRVSRDPTLDSQKKSHIIQSLIMSRWIVTQQNSNTLSAAANDREEDFGQYPSYQDSLNEIFGCKHYKRNCKLLAACCSKLFTCIKCHDEFTDHSMERKAITKMMCMKCLVIQPVGPKCSNNACNNFPMAKYYCPVCKLFDDERKIYHCPYCNLCRVGKGLGIDYFHCMNCNACMSRSLSVHICREKCFEDNCPICHEYIFTSSSPVKALPCGHLMHSVCFQEYTYTHYTCPICSKSLGDMQVYFGMLDALLAEEQVPQEYSSRIQVILCNDCERKGNASFHWQYHKCPHCGSYNTRLL; this is encoded by the exons ATGGCCGGCGAAGAACCCGAAAAGGAGGATGGGGAGGAGGATGCAATAACAGTAACAGAGGCCTTATTACCTTGCCTGGATGGTGCGAAACTGGTTGATGCACCTattcttttctttgttctttctcACAAGGCTTTTGTCAGGGAGCTTGAGCAGCTCCACCGCTCCGCCCTGGAGGTGGCTGACACTGGGTCCCCTGATCGCCAGTTTGTGGATGATCTTGGCCGGAGGTTTGACTTCTTTAAGCTTGTTTATAAGTACCACGCTGCAGCGGAAGATGAGGTGAGGACTGAGGAG ATTGTATTTCCAGCTCTAAATAGCAAAGTAAAGAACGTGGTGACTACATCTGCATTAGAACATAAGTGCATCAATGATGACTTCTGCTCCGCAGTCCAGTGCTTGGATCTTTTAAGAAAAGAGTGTGAAGATTTTACCCATCTGTTTCAAAAACTCATCTTCTCCATCAGCTCTATAAAGTCCGCTATCTGCGAGCATATGCTGAAGGAAGAAAAATTG GTTTTTCCTTTGGTGATAGGACAATTCTCTTCTGAAGAACAGGCTAAGCTTGTTTGGCAGTATATCTGCAGTGTTCCTATTGCTTTATTGGAAGATTTTCTGCCGTGGATGGCTTGTTCTCTTCCTCCAGATGAGAAACTAGACCTTCTGGATTGCATGAAGATTGTTGTATCCAAGGAAGAAGTGCTTGAAGAG GTGGTCATCTCTTGGCTTAATAATAAGAAACCTTCTCCTCCTGGAGCCTGCAATGTCTATGGACAAGGAGCTCAATTTTACAGTGGACACGTTAGCTCCATGGAGATACTCAAGATACATCCAAATACATTTGATTTTGgtgaagaagaaaaatcaaagCTCTGTTCCATTTACACATCTATAGGACCAAACCCACTTGATGGCATTTACATTTGGAATACTGCTCTTGCAAGAGATTTCAGGAAAGTTCTGGATGAGTTATACCAAATAAGAAGCTTGAACAACATGTCAAACTTGTCTTCCATAGTAGTTCAGCTACAATTCCTTTTAGATGTCCTTATCTCCTACAG CAACGCATTGGATCAAATATTTTTTCCCCTGGTAAATGACCTTTCCAAGAATGTCCTACCATTATCTTGCACACGACTTGTGGAGAAAGGTCAAGTCGAAAGGCTTCAATTCTTGCTGTACGGAGTGCTTCAAGATGGAGCGCAACCAAGCAATTTCCTGAAGGGCCTTTGCAGGGAAGTGGAGTTGCTTGTGAGAGGAATTAGCAAAAACCTGACACATATAGAAACAGAG GTATATTCTTCTATTGGCAAGAAGTGCAGCCATAATATGCTGCTGTGGCTGTTATATGCAGGTCTCAAAACTATGCCTCTTGGGTTGTTAAAATGCACTGTTCTTTGGTTTTCTGCTACTTTATTGGATGAGCAGTTCAAGACCATGCTGGACGCCATGACAGATGCATGCCCTTTAGGCAACAAGCCAATTTTAATTCTGTTGCATAGTTGGGTTCGCATGGGTTATTTAGGTAAAATATCCATGGAAAGGTTTGCAAAAGATCTGCAAGAAAATTTTATCAGAGGAATCTATTTCACATCTGATCGAATTGGGGAGGATGTTGGGTTTGCTAATTTAAAGTTTGATATGCAAGCCTGCACTATATTTAACACCATAGAATCTGAGCCGAGCCCTGCTGTAAAAGATAACAAGATGGTCTGCAACCCCTCATCTTCTCATTCCAAAACCAATGAGAAGCTTGAATCTGGTGGAATGACTCTTCATAAATTCTCCCCTCAAATGtggagcaatattctttctgtTGTGAGACATCCTGCTGAGAATGGCATTGCCAAAAAAGTTTTGGCTCTAGAATTAAGACCAATGGATCATTTTGTGTGCTTTCACAAAGCTCTCATAAGAGATCTGGACTACATTGTCTTTCTTTCAGCTAACATGGCCAAAAGCTTTCAGTTTATCCCTGATTTACGTAGACATTTTGAACTTCTAAAGTTTCTGTATGACATTCACAGTGCTTCAGAGGATGAGGTTGTCTTTCCGGCTCTAGAATCAAAGGGGAAACTCAAAAACATTACCCAGTCTTACACCATTGACCATAAATTGGAGGAGGAAAACTTCGCCAAAGTTTCATCTCTGCTAAATGACATTGCCACCCTGCATGATGATCTAGACAAACCGGGTGAGGGAAGTCTACAATATCGACAGATGTGTTTGAAGCTCCATGAGACTTGCCTGTCTATGCAGAAAATAATCTCGGGGCATATTCATCgtgaagaaattcaactttGGCCTTTATTTGGAGAATACTTTTCCACTGAGGAACAAGAAAAGATGTTAGGGTGTATGCTTGGCAGAACTAGAGCTGAAACTCTACAAGAAATGATACCCTGGTTGATGTCAGCTTTAACCCAAGATGAACAACATGCCCTGATTTCTCTGTGGCGTAGGGCTACAAAAAATACCAATTTTGAACAATGGTTAGGAGAATGGTGGGAAGATATGAAAGATTATTGTGTTGCTAAGGATGAAGAAGAATCCTCTTTTCCTCCTTCCTTGGCTGCTAACCCTCTGGAAGTTGTCTCAGTGTATCTGGGGGAACAAACATGCAGAGAAAGCAAACTTTCAGGAAAAGAAGTTTCTGATAACAATGCTGAGCATTCTGGGTATATATGTCCATATTCAAAAGATTTCAAAGGTGGTCAAAACAATGATAAATATGAAGATCTAGTCAACTGTGGTGAAGAACTTGATAAGAAAACTGATCAGCAAATTGTTGATGATCAAGCTGATAAAGCTGGACAAAACATTCAGGCGTGCCATGATGAGCATCCACTGGAATTAAATCAAAAGGAGCTGGAAACTGCAATAAGAAGAGTGTCCCGTGATCCTACATTGgattctcagaagaaatcacaTATCATCCAGAGCCTGATAATGAG CCGTTGGATTGTAACACAACAGAATTCGAACACGTTGAGTGCTGCGGCTAATGATAGAGAAGAAGATTTTGGCCAGTATCCATCTTATCAGGATTCTCTCAATGAAATTTTCGGCTGCAAGCACTACAAACGCAACTGTAAACTTCTTGCTGCATGTTGCAGCAAACTGTTTACATGCATAAAATGTCATGACGAGTTCACGGATCATTCTATGGAAAG AAAAGCTATTACAAAAATGATGTGCATGAAATGCTTGGTAATTCAACCAGTTGGCCCAAAATGCTCAAACAATGCTTGCAATAATTTTCCAATGGCAAAATACTATTGCCCAGTTTGCAAACTATTTGATGATGAAAG GAAAATTTATCACTGCCCTTATTGCAATCTGTGCCGAGTTGGGAAGGGATTGGGTATTGATTACTTCCATTGTATGAATTGTAATGCTTGCATGTCACGGTCTCTTTCCGTGCATATCTGCAGAGAGAAGTGCTTTGAGGACAACTGCCCAATCTGCCATGAATACATTTTTACCTCAAGCTCTCCAGTCAAGGCACTTCCATGTGGTCATTTAATGCACTCAGTATGTTTTCAG GAATACACATATACTCATTATACCTGCCCAATTTGTAGCAAGTCACTTGGGGACATGCAG GTGTATTTTGGAATGTTAGACGCACTATTAGCTGAAGAGCAAGTTCCGCAGGAGTATTCAAGTCGAATTCAG GTTATTCTATGCAATGACtgtgaaaggaaaggaaatgctTCCTTCCACTGGCAGTATCACAAGTGCCCTCATTGTGGTTCATACAATACCAGGCTTCTATAA
- the LOC113742223 gene encoding zinc finger protein BRUTUS-like At1g74770 isoform X2, whose product MAGEEPEKEDGEEDAITVTEALLPCLDGAKLVDAPILFFVLSHKAFVRELEQLHRSALEVADTGSPDRQFVDDLGRRFDFFKLVYKYHAAAEDEVRTEEIVFPALNSKVKNVVTTSALEHKCINDDFCSAVQCLDLLRKECEDFTHLFQKLIFSISSIKSAICEHMLKEEKLVFPLVIGQFSSEEQAKLVWQYICSVPIALLEDFLPWMACSLPPDEKLDLLDCMKIVVSKEEVLEEVVISWLNNKKPSPPGACNVYGQGAQFYSGHVSSMEILKIHPNTFDFGEEEKSKLCSIYTSIGPNPLDGIYIWNTALARDFRKVLDELYQIRSLNNMSNLSSIVVQLQFLLDVLISYSNALDQIFFPLVNDLSKNVLPLSCTRLVEKGQVERLQFLLYGVLQDGAQPSNFLKGLCREVELLVRGISKNLTHIETEVYSSIGKKCSHNMLLWLLYAGLKTMPLGLLKCTVLWFSATLLDEQFKTMLDAMTDACPLGNKPILILLHSWVRMGYLGKISMERFAKDLQENFIRGIYFTSDRIGEDVGFANLKFDMQACTIFNTIESEPSPAVKDNKMVCNPSSSHSKTNEKLESGGMTLHKFSPQMWSNILSVVRHPAENGIAKKVLALELRPMDHFVCFHKALIRDLDYIVFLSANMAKSFQFIPDLRRHFELLKFLYDIHSASEDEVVFPALESKGKLKNITQSYTIDHKLEEENFAKVSSLLNDIATLHDDLDKPGEGSLQYRQMCLKLHETCLSMQKIISGHIHREEIQLWPLFGEYFSTEEQEKMLGCMLGRTRAETLQEMIPWLMSALTQDEQHALISLWRRATKNTNFEQWLGEWWEDMKDYCVAKDEEESSFPPSLAANPLEVVSVYLGEQTCRESKLSGKEVSDNNAEHSGYICPYSKDFKGGQNNDKYEDLVNCGEELDKKTDQQIVDDQADKAGQNIQACHDEHPLELNQKELETAIRRVSRDPTLDSQKKSHIIQSLIMSRWIVTQQNSNTLSAAANDREEDFGQYPSYQDSLNEIFGCKHYKRNCKLLAACCSKLFTCIKCHDEFTDHSMERKAITKMMCMKCLVIQPVGPKCSNNACNNFPMAKYYCPVCKLFDDERKIYHCPYCNLCRVGKGLGIDYFHCMNCNACMSRSLSVHICREKCFEDNCPICHEYIFTSSSPVKALPCGHLMHSEYTYTHYTCPICSKSLGDMQVYFGMLDALLAEEQVPQEYSSRIQVILCNDCERKGNASFHWQYHKCPHCGSYNTRLL is encoded by the exons ATGGCCGGCGAAGAACCCGAAAAGGAGGATGGGGAGGAGGATGCAATAACAGTAACAGAGGCCTTATTACCTTGCCTGGATGGTGCGAAACTGGTTGATGCACCTattcttttctttgttctttctcACAAGGCTTTTGTCAGGGAGCTTGAGCAGCTCCACCGCTCCGCCCTGGAGGTGGCTGACACTGGGTCCCCTGATCGCCAGTTTGTGGATGATCTTGGCCGGAGGTTTGACTTCTTTAAGCTTGTTTATAAGTACCACGCTGCAGCGGAAGATGAGGTGAGGACTGAGGAG ATTGTATTTCCAGCTCTAAATAGCAAAGTAAAGAACGTGGTGACTACATCTGCATTAGAACATAAGTGCATCAATGATGACTTCTGCTCCGCAGTCCAGTGCTTGGATCTTTTAAGAAAAGAGTGTGAAGATTTTACCCATCTGTTTCAAAAACTCATCTTCTCCATCAGCTCTATAAAGTCCGCTATCTGCGAGCATATGCTGAAGGAAGAAAAATTG GTTTTTCCTTTGGTGATAGGACAATTCTCTTCTGAAGAACAGGCTAAGCTTGTTTGGCAGTATATCTGCAGTGTTCCTATTGCTTTATTGGAAGATTTTCTGCCGTGGATGGCTTGTTCTCTTCCTCCAGATGAGAAACTAGACCTTCTGGATTGCATGAAGATTGTTGTATCCAAGGAAGAAGTGCTTGAAGAG GTGGTCATCTCTTGGCTTAATAATAAGAAACCTTCTCCTCCTGGAGCCTGCAATGTCTATGGACAAGGAGCTCAATTTTACAGTGGACACGTTAGCTCCATGGAGATACTCAAGATACATCCAAATACATTTGATTTTGgtgaagaagaaaaatcaaagCTCTGTTCCATTTACACATCTATAGGACCAAACCCACTTGATGGCATTTACATTTGGAATACTGCTCTTGCAAGAGATTTCAGGAAAGTTCTGGATGAGTTATACCAAATAAGAAGCTTGAACAACATGTCAAACTTGTCTTCCATAGTAGTTCAGCTACAATTCCTTTTAGATGTCCTTATCTCCTACAG CAACGCATTGGATCAAATATTTTTTCCCCTGGTAAATGACCTTTCCAAGAATGTCCTACCATTATCTTGCACACGACTTGTGGAGAAAGGTCAAGTCGAAAGGCTTCAATTCTTGCTGTACGGAGTGCTTCAAGATGGAGCGCAACCAAGCAATTTCCTGAAGGGCCTTTGCAGGGAAGTGGAGTTGCTTGTGAGAGGAATTAGCAAAAACCTGACACATATAGAAACAGAG GTATATTCTTCTATTGGCAAGAAGTGCAGCCATAATATGCTGCTGTGGCTGTTATATGCAGGTCTCAAAACTATGCCTCTTGGGTTGTTAAAATGCACTGTTCTTTGGTTTTCTGCTACTTTATTGGATGAGCAGTTCAAGACCATGCTGGACGCCATGACAGATGCATGCCCTTTAGGCAACAAGCCAATTTTAATTCTGTTGCATAGTTGGGTTCGCATGGGTTATTTAGGTAAAATATCCATGGAAAGGTTTGCAAAAGATCTGCAAGAAAATTTTATCAGAGGAATCTATTTCACATCTGATCGAATTGGGGAGGATGTTGGGTTTGCTAATTTAAAGTTTGATATGCAAGCCTGCACTATATTTAACACCATAGAATCTGAGCCGAGCCCTGCTGTAAAAGATAACAAGATGGTCTGCAACCCCTCATCTTCTCATTCCAAAACCAATGAGAAGCTTGAATCTGGTGGAATGACTCTTCATAAATTCTCCCCTCAAATGtggagcaatattctttctgtTGTGAGACATCCTGCTGAGAATGGCATTGCCAAAAAAGTTTTGGCTCTAGAATTAAGACCAATGGATCATTTTGTGTGCTTTCACAAAGCTCTCATAAGAGATCTGGACTACATTGTCTTTCTTTCAGCTAACATGGCCAAAAGCTTTCAGTTTATCCCTGATTTACGTAGACATTTTGAACTTCTAAAGTTTCTGTATGACATTCACAGTGCTTCAGAGGATGAGGTTGTCTTTCCGGCTCTAGAATCAAAGGGGAAACTCAAAAACATTACCCAGTCTTACACCATTGACCATAAATTGGAGGAGGAAAACTTCGCCAAAGTTTCATCTCTGCTAAATGACATTGCCACCCTGCATGATGATCTAGACAAACCGGGTGAGGGAAGTCTACAATATCGACAGATGTGTTTGAAGCTCCATGAGACTTGCCTGTCTATGCAGAAAATAATCTCGGGGCATATTCATCgtgaagaaattcaactttGGCCTTTATTTGGAGAATACTTTTCCACTGAGGAACAAGAAAAGATGTTAGGGTGTATGCTTGGCAGAACTAGAGCTGAAACTCTACAAGAAATGATACCCTGGTTGATGTCAGCTTTAACCCAAGATGAACAACATGCCCTGATTTCTCTGTGGCGTAGGGCTACAAAAAATACCAATTTTGAACAATGGTTAGGAGAATGGTGGGAAGATATGAAAGATTATTGTGTTGCTAAGGATGAAGAAGAATCCTCTTTTCCTCCTTCCTTGGCTGCTAACCCTCTGGAAGTTGTCTCAGTGTATCTGGGGGAACAAACATGCAGAGAAAGCAAACTTTCAGGAAAAGAAGTTTCTGATAACAATGCTGAGCATTCTGGGTATATATGTCCATATTCAAAAGATTTCAAAGGTGGTCAAAACAATGATAAATATGAAGATCTAGTCAACTGTGGTGAAGAACTTGATAAGAAAACTGATCAGCAAATTGTTGATGATCAAGCTGATAAAGCTGGACAAAACATTCAGGCGTGCCATGATGAGCATCCACTGGAATTAAATCAAAAGGAGCTGGAAACTGCAATAAGAAGAGTGTCCCGTGATCCTACATTGgattctcagaagaaatcacaTATCATCCAGAGCCTGATAATGAG CCGTTGGATTGTAACACAACAGAATTCGAACACGTTGAGTGCTGCGGCTAATGATAGAGAAGAAGATTTTGGCCAGTATCCATCTTATCAGGATTCTCTCAATGAAATTTTCGGCTGCAAGCACTACAAACGCAACTGTAAACTTCTTGCTGCATGTTGCAGCAAACTGTTTACATGCATAAAATGTCATGACGAGTTCACGGATCATTCTATGGAAAG AAAAGCTATTACAAAAATGATGTGCATGAAATGCTTGGTAATTCAACCAGTTGGCCCAAAATGCTCAAACAATGCTTGCAATAATTTTCCAATGGCAAAATACTATTGCCCAGTTTGCAAACTATTTGATGATGAAAG GAAAATTTATCACTGCCCTTATTGCAATCTGTGCCGAGTTGGGAAGGGATTGGGTATTGATTACTTCCATTGTATGAATTGTAATGCTTGCATGTCACGGTCTCTTTCCGTGCATATCTGCAGAGAGAAGTGCTTTGAGGACAACTGCCCAATCTGCCATGAATACATTTTTACCTCAAGCTCTCCAGTCAAGGCACTTCCATGTGGTCATTTAATGCACTCA GAATACACATATACTCATTATACCTGCCCAATTTGTAGCAAGTCACTTGGGGACATGCAG GTGTATTTTGGAATGTTAGACGCACTATTAGCTGAAGAGCAAGTTCCGCAGGAGTATTCAAGTCGAATTCAG GTTATTCTATGCAATGACtgtgaaaggaaaggaaatgctTCCTTCCACTGGCAGTATCACAAGTGCCCTCATTGTGGTTCATACAATACCAGGCTTCTATAA